The genomic window AGACACTTCCACGCATTCGGCCCCCAGGTTTTGGATTTTCTCGACGGCACGTTGAACAGCCTCGGAAACATCAGGATCCAGGCCCTCGGCAGCGCTGTATTCCTTAGGAATGCCGACGACAATCCCTTTTAAGCCGTCTATTAAGAACGTAAGATAATCCGGAACGTCCAGAGGCACCGAAGTGGAATCCTGGGGATCGTATCCGCAAACAACGTTCATCAGGACGGCGCAGTCGGAAACATCCTTTGTCAGCGGGCCGATCTGGTCAAGGGACGAAGCAAAGGCCACCAATCCGTAGCGGGAAACCCTCCCGTAGGTGGGTTTCATGCCTACCACGCCGCAGTGGGATGCGGGCTGGCGGATGGAACCGCCGGTATCTGAGCCCAGGGAACCGATACACATATCCGCTGCAATCGCCGCTGCGGATCCGCCGCTGGAGCCTCCGGGAATACGCGTCAGGTCCCAGGGGTTGTGAGTGAGCTTCAGCCCGGAGTTCTCGGTGGATGATCCCATGGCAAACTCGTCCATATTCAGCTTGCCGACAATTACAGCCCCTTGGTTTTTCAATTTTTTTACCACGAAGGCATCATAGGGCGGAATAAAATTTTCAAGAATCCTGGAAGCGCAGGTGGTCCGCAAGCCGTTGGTGCAGATAAGGTCCTTGAGTGCCAGAGGAATACCGGTAAGCGGCAAAATGTTTCCCTGCAAAATTGCCTGATCGGCAAGCTCGGCCTGGGCCATGGCCGTCTCGGCCGCCACGGTGATATAGGCGCCCACCTTTTTATCAATCGCATCGATGCGCTCAAGGATTGCCCTGGTCAGCTCCTGTGACGATATTTCTTTTCCTTTTAAAAGTTCATGGGCTTGGCGTATTGTGAGTTCGTATAGCTGCATCTATGAAGCTCCTTAATTTAAGTTAGCCGGTTGGCCCGTGTGCCGGTTGGCCCGTGTGCCGGTTGGCCCGTGTGCCGGTTGGAATGTTTAACGATCTTTCAAATAACGTATCAAGCCATCAATTATTTTTCGGACCTTTTCGCATTGCTTATAGGTATTTTGAAACTCTTCTTCAACAATATACTGTTGATCCAAAGCAACGTACAAACAATTCTGCACCTCGGAACAGGATCTTCTTGAATAAATTAAAAATCTAATAAACTCCTTATTTGATTTCGAGTCAAATCCTTCACAGATGTTATTCATTATTGAAATGGATGCTCCGGTAATTTGACCGGACAATCGGAAATCTTTTGAAAAATCATTACGTTTAGTGTAATCATAAATGGTATTGGTTAAGGTTTTTGCTTCTTTCCAACAATCTAAATCTTCAAACCTCTTAATTTTCATACACTGATTGCTCCATCAATTCACAGACCGGTTAACCGGCCAACCGGCACACGGGCCAACGGGCTAACCGACTAAGTTATTACTTTGGGGACCACAAAATTCCCGTCTTCTATTTGAGGGGCGTTGGCCAGCGCCTTGTCTCTGTCAAAGTTGTTTTTTTCCTCATCTTCTCGAAAGGCATTGGTTAGAGAAATCGCATGAGAGGTCGGCGTTACACCTTCCGTATCGACCCGGTTCAATACCTCGACGTATTCCAGAATCGTTCCAATCTGACCGGCAAATTTTTCAATGGAAGCTTCATCGATATCCAGACGAGCAAGGTTCGCTACGTGAATGACCTCATCTTTGGTTATTTTCATGATATCTCCTTGTCTTGTTGTTGGGGAAATAACTTCGACGAAATCAGTTTCATTTTTGCCAAACGGAAATTCATTGCCGTTAATAAGCATTCCAGTCCGTACTTTATGCTTCGGGGCAGATTGATGGATGAAGCTTCAGCAAAATATTTTGTCGGGCAACTGATTTCAGCAACCGTATAATCGTGCCAGATAATTTGGGCCAGCATCTGATTGTCAAACACGAAATCATCCGAATTGACCTCAAGAGGCAACTGTTCCAGAAGTTTGCGAGAAAACGCTCTGTATCCTGTATGGTACTCGGAAAGTTTTGCTCCCAATAGAAGGTTTTCGACAAACGTCAGAAATCGATTGGCAATGTATTTCCAGATGGGCATTCCGCCTTTCAAAGCATATCCCCCAAGAATCCTGGACCCCAGCACACACTGGTAAAGATCGCTTGCAATCATGGAAGCCATGGCCGGAATCAGTTTCGGAGTATACTGGTAATCAGGATGAACCATAATAATGATATCCCCGCCCTCTACCAAAGCTAATCTGTAACAAGTTTTTTGATTGGCTCCGTAGCCAAGATTTCTTTCATGTACGTAAACGGCGGTATTCGGCAGTGTCTTTGCTATCGATACAGTTTCGTCCTGGCTGCCGTCATCGACCACGATAATCAAGTCGACAATTCTCTGGGCCATAACTTCATCATAGGTCATGCGCAGCGTCTGGCCAGCGTTGTAGGCCGGCATAACAACAATCACTTTTTTTCCGTTTAACATATCAATTGTGTAGATTTATGTAATTTGATTTCGTTTTCCATTTTCACCGCAAAGACGCAGAGAGCGCAAAGAAAAGATACTTTTCTTTAAAATAAATAACCTCTGCGTTCTCTGCGGCTCTAATGAGCGCAGCGAATGGGCGGTGAGTTATCGTCTTAATACGGGAGCAGGACGGCGTCGATTTTTTCCTTTTGTAAGCGCTCCATGGTACTTTGAGCTTCGGCCCTGTTCTTAAACGAACCGATCCTTACTCTGTACCAGATACCATTTCCCGACACTTCTGCGATGGCTCGGTAAGCAGGGTACCACTTATCTTTGAGTTGCGCCACCATTCTGTCGGCAACCTCAGGGTCCCTAAGGGAGGCAACCTGAATCGTAAGTTTCTTTTCAGGCTCGGCTTCGGGGCTAAGCGCCGGTACCGGTTTATTTCGGGACGGTTCTTCGACTTCGGCTCCGCCAGTAACGTTTTTATCTTCTATCTTTGAGTCCGCTGCTTTCGGCAGAGGTTTTTGGTTCTGTTTGGATGCAGCTTCAAACTGATCGTTTTTTTGTTTAACATTACCATCGGATGTTTTGAGATCCTCGTAAAAATTCATATCCGTTTTGTGCCCGGCAATATCCGAGTCGATTTTGAACCGGAGACCTTCCTTTTTAATAACAGCCTCTTTTAAGGACGCCAGTTCTTTTTGAAGATTTTCAATGTCAAACTGGACAGGGGCGGTCCCTCTGCCCACCAGGATGCCGAGGACAAACATCCAGCCGCAGCCAAAAATGAACAAACAAATCCATAAGGCCCGTCCTTTGTTCGTCGTCGGGGGCGTAGATTTTGTCTTGGGCGACTCTTTTTCTTTTTTCGCCATTAGATAAAAAGCTCAT from Candidatus Desulfatibia profunda includes these protein-coding regions:
- the gatA gene encoding Asp-tRNA(Asn)/Glu-tRNA(Gln) amidotransferase subunit GatA, translated to MQLYELTIRQAHELLKGKEISSQELTRAILERIDAIDKKVGAYITVAAETAMAQAELADQAILQGNILPLTGIPLALKDLICTNGLRTTCASRILENFIPPYDAFVVKKLKNQGAVIVGKLNMDEFAMGSSTENSGLKLTHNPWDLTRIPGGSSGGSAAAIAADMCIGSLGSDTGGSIRQPASHCGVVGMKPTYGRVSRYGLVAFASSLDQIGPLTKDVSDCAVLMNVVCGYDPQDSTSVPLDVPDYLTFLIDGLKGIVVGIPKEYSAAEGLDPDVSEAVQRAVEKIQNLGAECVEVSLPHTEYAVAAYYVIAPCEASSNLARYDGVKYGFRSGDQHHLIEMYRDTRSKGFGPEVQRRIILGTYALSAGYYDAYYGKASQVRTLIIEDFKKAFETCDVILSPVAPTPAFKIGEKVDDPLTMYLSDIFTLAANLAGIPGMSVPCGFSSEGLPIGLQIMGNHFDEGTLLKVAYNFEQATDYHKQKPKL
- a CDS encoding four helix bundle protein — protein: MKIKRFEDLDCWKEAKTLTNTIYDYTKRNDFSKDFRLSGQITGASISIMNNICEGFDSKSNKEFIRFLIYSRRSCSEVQNCLYVALDQQYIVEEEFQNTYKQCEKVRKIIDGLIRYLKDR
- the gatC gene encoding Asp-tRNA(Asn)/Glu-tRNA(Gln) amidotransferase subunit GatC, which codes for MKITKDEVIHVANLARLDIDEASIEKFAGQIGTILEYVEVLNRVDTEGVTPTSHAISLTNAFREDEEKNNFDRDKALANAPQIEDGNFVVPKVIT
- a CDS encoding glycosyltransferase family 2 protein, whose protein sequence is MLNGKKVIVVMPAYNAGQTLRMTYDEVMAQRIVDLIIVVDDGSQDETVSIAKTLPNTAVYVHERNLGYGANQKTCYRLALVEGGDIIIMVHPDYQYTPKLIPAMASMIASDLYQCVLGSRILGGYALKGGMPIWKYIANRFLTFVENLLLGAKLSEYHTGYRAFSRKLLEQLPLEVNSDDFVFDNQMLAQIIWHDYTVAEISCPTKYFAEASSINLPRSIKYGLECLLTAMNFRLAKMKLISSKLFPQQQDKEIS
- a CDS encoding SPOR domain-containing protein, translated to MAKKEKESPKTKSTPPTTNKGRALWICLFIFGCGWMFVLGILVGRGTAPVQFDIENLQKELASLKEAVIKKEGLRFKIDSDIAGHKTDMNFYEDLKTSDGNVKQKNDQFEAASKQNQKPLPKAADSKIEDKNVTGGAEVEEPSRNKPVPALSPEAEPEKKLTIQVASLRDPEVADRMVAQLKDKWYPAYRAIAEVSGNGIWYRVRIGSFKNRAEAQSTMERLQKEKIDAVLLPY